GGTGCCCTCGGCGACCGCATAGGACCAGCCGTCCTGGCTGGACACGTGCAGGCTGGCCCGCGGGTCCCGGCGCAGGTTCCTGGTCTTGGCCCGGCCGTCCGTGATCGACACCCGGATGATCCCGGCGTCGCGGTCATAGTGGTGGGTGATGTTGGACAGCTGCGGCCTGCCGTCCCGCTTGAGCGTCACCAGTACGCCGAGCGGGCGGCTGCCGATCAGGTCGTGCAGCGCTTGCTCCTGTGCCATGGCTCACTCAACAAGCCGCCCCCACCACCGCATTCCCGCTGGATCCCGGTGTCCGTCCGGGCCGCGCCCGTTCGTCGGTGGGGTAGCACGACGGTAAGGAAGGTTCCTGATGAAGTACATGCTGTTGATCTGTGGCGACGAGTCGGCGGCCGAGCATGCCGAGGACGGCTGTGGCGGCTGGTCCGAGGAGATGACGGAGCGCGGCGTGATCCGCGGTGGCGGCGGGCTGCGTCCGCCGAACGAGGCCACCACCGTGCGGGTACGCGAGGGCGAGGTGCTGCTGGCCGACGGGCCGTTCGCCGAGACCAAGGAGCAGATCGGCGGGTTCTGCCTGATCGAGTGCGCCGACCTGGACGAGGCGCTGGAGATCGCCGCGAAGCACCCGGCGGCTGGCTACGGCACGATCGAGGTCCGGCCAATGCTGGAGTTCCCGGAATGACCGGGATCAGGGAGCACATCGCCGCGGAACGCACCGACCTGACCGGGACACTCACCGGCCTGACCGAGCGACAGTGGGACGCGCCCACGCTGTGCGCGGGCTGGCGGGTACGCGAGGTCGTCGCGCACATCACCATGCCGTACCGCTACTCCGGGCGCCGGTTCCTCGGCGAGATGCTGAGGTCCGGCGGCAACTTCACGAAGATGTCCGACCGGTGCGCCCGCCGCGACGCGGACAAGTTGTCCGTCGAGGAGCTCACCGCCGCGCTGCGGGACAACGTGCACCACCCGTGGAAACCGCCGCGTGGTGGGTACGAGGGGGCGCTGTCCCACGACGTGATCCACGGCCTGGACATCACCGTGCCGCTCGGCATCGACCGCACGGTGCCGCCGGAGCGGCTGCGCCCGGTGCTGGACGGCCTCGAACCGAAGCAGCTCAAGTTCTTCGGTGCCGACCTGGACGGGATCGAACTGCGCGCCACGGACCTGGACTGGAGCTACGGCTCCGGAACGCCACTGTCCGGCACGGCGCAGGACCTGCTGCTGGTCGCCTGCGGCCGCACACTCCCGCCCGGCCATCTGCACGGCGAGCCGAGCGCCCGCTTCAGCACGAAGGAGGCCCGATCATGAGCACCGGACCAGTCACCCTCGCCCTGCCGATCGCCGACCGCGGGACCTCGTTCGAGTTCTACCGCGCGGCGCTCGGCCTTACTCCCTTCGGCGAGCCCGCCGAGGACGGCCTGCCGGAGCCGCTGCAGTTCGCGGTCAACGACGGGCTGCGCCTGATGCTCGTCCCGGCCGAGGGCTTCGGCTGGGTGGTCGGCGGCCGGGAGGTCGCCGGGCGCGGCACGTCGGAGTGCCTGCTCGGCCTGTCCGCGGGTACCGAGGCCGAGGTGGACGCGATCATCCAGCGCGCGACCGGGGCCGGGGCGGAGATCGTCATCCAGCCGGGGCAGCAGCCGTGGGGTTACGCGGGCACCTTCGCCGACCCGGACGGCCACGCCTGGATGGTGACGAAGGCCGACCAGGCCGCCGGGGACAGCACCAGCGCGCCCTGACCCGGTGCCTTGGAGTCACGGACGGCGACGGTGGCGGGCAGGACGGCGACCTCTACGCATGCGTCATCGCCACCGTTGCCGCTGTGACTGCTCCTGCGCCACCGGGCACCAAAGAGGTCCACAGTGGGCATCACGCATCGCCTCTCTCATGGCTCGGCCAGCCGCCGGATCAGCTGGACCGACTCGGCCGGACCGAGCGCCTTGTCGCGTAGCCGGTCGAAGGTCAGTTTACAGTCGCGGACCTGCTCGGCCTTCTCCAACTGCAGCGAGCCCGCCACATGAGCGATGTAGGCGATATCGGCGATATCCTGCTCGGGGAAGCCCAGCACGATGAACGCGCTGGCCATGCCGAGGTGCACCCCAGCCGCCGTGGGCAGCACCTGGAGCGAGACGTTCGGCAGCGCCGCCGTCTCGGCCAGGTGGGACAGTTGCGCGCGCATCACCTCCAGCCCGCCGACCGGGCGGCGCAGGGCACCCTCGTCCACGATCGCGACCAGGTCGAAGTCGTCCTCCGGGTCGGTCAGCCGGTGCTGCCGCCGCATCCGCACCGCGAGGTGGCCCTCGAACTGCTGTCGGGTCCAGTTCAGCAGCGACTCGCCGAGCACGGCGGCCGCGTAGTCCCTGGTCTGCAACAGTCCTGGCAGGTAGGCGAGGGCGAACTCGCGAACCGAGTTCGCCGCCGACTCCAGCGCGACGTACCCCATCGTCGGCAGGCCGTGCAACTGCCACCAGCTCTTCTTCCTGGCCTCGCGGGCCAGGTCGAGGTAGGGCTCCCAGTCGTTGACCGGGATGCCGTACTCGTCCAGCAGCGCCTTGACCACCAGCAGATCCGGGGCGGTCTGGCCGTTCTCGATCCGGCTCAGCCGCGCGGCGGAGATCTCCAGCCGGGCGCAGACCTCCGTGGTCGTCAGCCGGGCTTTCTCGCGCAGGCCGCGCAGGGTACGGCCGAGCAGGCGGCGACGAAACGGCGGCGACTTCTGCTCACTCACGGCTTACCTCCCGATACGCGGTGTCGTAATCATCCGCTCGGAAGGTCCAAACCGGAATTCCGCAACGCGGTCTCCCGCGCTGTTCTCCGCCCGCACCCTTACGCCTCATGCCGACCTGGGATTACTGGCACCGGATGGAGTACCGGCGCGAGCTGCGGAAGGGCCACTGCGTGCTGGAGTACGTCGAGGTGTTCGAGGACCAGGGCTGGACGTTCTGCCACCGCCCGGAACGGCAGCAGGAGTGGTTCGTGCACTACACCCGGGCCTGCGCCGAGGACTACCTCGCCAGGGTGCGCGCCCGGTCCGGCACCTGGGTGGTCGGGGTGTGGCGGACGGGCGCGTCGGCCTCCGGGGATGGCAGGTTGCTCGGCTCGATCCGGATGCGGTGGACCCGGCGCTAACCGATCATGGTCGCCACGTCCAGCGGCGTGTCCAGCGCCTCCCGCTCGACCATCAGGTCGGCCACCCGCTGGATGCGGTCCGGCTCCAGGGCGGTCGTGAAGCTGGTCCAGCTCACCTGCCCCGCGATCGCCGGTTCCACCTTGCCGACCTCCGTCAGCAACGGCCGGACCACGCCGTGGTCGGCGGCGGCCTCCTTCGTCGCCCGGTCCAGTGCCTGCCGGAAGGCCGCCACCGTGCGCGGGTTGGCGGCGGCGAACTCGGCGGTCGCGGCGAAGCCACCCACCGGCAGCGCCGCGGTGGAGCCGGTGGCGCAGTCGTGGATCGGCCGCACCTCGTGCTCGGTCGTGGCCTGGGTGAGGAACGGCTCGGTGAGGAAGGCGGCGTCCACCTCGCCCCGGCTCAGCGCGGCAGGGGTGTCCGGGAACGGCAGCTCGATCCACTCGATACCGCCAGGGTCCACGCCACGCTCGGCCGCCTGGGCGGCGAGCAGGTGCGACAGCGTGTTCCGCGCGGTGATGGCCACCCGCTTGCCTGCCAGGTCTCCGGCGTCCCGGACCGCGGAGCCCGGTCCGGCCACGATCGCGGCGTTGCCCGGAGCGAGCTCGGTGACCACCGCGACCAACCGCAGGTCCGCGACCTCCCGCGCCTGCGGCAGCAGGAACGCGGGGTAGCTGGAGAAGGCGATGTCCATATCGCCGCCGATCAGCTTGGTCACCGCGTCCGCCCCGCTGCGGGTCAACTGCGTGGTCACCTCCAGCCCCGCCTCGGCGAAGTAGCCGCGTTCGCTGGCAAGGAAGACCGGCAGGGTGTCCATCGAGGGCAGCACGGCGACCGTGATCGACGGCCGTTCGAGGCCGCTGTCGGCCGGACCTGGCTCGGGTTCGTCCCCGCCGAGCAGGCCGCACCCGGCGAGCGCGGCCACGAGGGGGATCGCGAGAAGTAGGCGGAACCGGCGCATGCGTTGCTTCTCCTTCCGTTCGGACCCGGCGGCGGGCGTCGCTGAACGGCCAACGCGCGCATGTGGACGGCCAACGCGTGCGCGTGGGCGGCAAACACACGGATGGGAGTGGCAAACACGGTGTGTTCGGCCACATCGGCGGTTACTTGGCTTGCGCAACTAACTTCGCCGGGTACATCCTTGTCTTCGGCAACTAGTTGTATCAGCCAAACAAGACACGTCCGGCCAAACACGGCAGAAACGGCACGAAAGACCTAGCGATGACTCCACCCGCCACCACCTCCGCCCCCGCCTACGCGGCGACCGAGGACGAACTGGCCACGGCCGACGAGCTCGGCCGCCAGGTCGTCCGGTTCATGCGGCTGATCAACCGGGCCAAGTCCCGGGTGGCCAAGCAGGGGCCGGACGGGATCGAGCGGGCCGCGTACGCACTGCTGTTCACCCTGGTGCACGACGGCCCGCAGCGGGCATCCCAGCTGGCCGAGGCCCTGCATTCGGACATCTCCACGATCAGCAGGCAGACCAGCGCCCTGGTGCAGCACGGCCTGGTGGAGCGCACCGCCGACCCGAAGGACGGCCGGGCCTGCCTGCTCACCGCCACCGAAGAGGGCCTGCGCGTGTTCGAGGAGAACCGCAGGCAGCGCACCCAGTGGCTGGCGTGGCTGCTCGCCGACTGGCCCGAGGCCGACCGCGTCACGCTGAACGCCCTGCTGGACCGGCTGAACAACGGCATCGAGACGCACGATCCACAGCTCGCGAGCGGCGAGCAGCAGTACAAGGGGGACGAATGACCAGCTCCGTCGCCGAGAAGCCGGCGGAACCCACGCCGGAGCGGGACTCCGCGGCGCCCAACCTGACGCACCGGCAGATCGTGGTGATCCTGTCCGGGCTGATGACCGGGATGTTCCTGGCCGCGCTGGACCAGACCATCGTCGGCACCTCGATCCGGACCATCGCCGACGACCTGAACGGGCTCAGCCTGCAGGCCTGGATCACCACGGCCTACCTGATCACCGCCACCATCTCCACCCCGATCTACGGCAAGCTCTCCGATATCTACGGGCGCAAGCCGCTGTACCTCACCGCGATCACCATCTTCGTGCTCGGTTCGGCCGCCGGGGCGTTCGCGCAGTCGATGTACCAGCTCGCCGCCTTCCGCGCGGTGCAGGGACTCGGCGCTGGCGGCCTGATGTCCCTGGCGCTGACCATCCTCGGCGACCTGGTGCCGCCCCGGCAGCGGGCCAAGTACCAGGCCTACTTCCTCGCCGTGTTCGGCACCTCCACGGTGCTCGGCCCGGTGCTCGGTGGCTTCTTCGCCGGGATGGACTCGCTGCTCACCCTGCACGGCTGGCGCTGGGTGTTCCTGGTGAACGTCCCGCTCGGCGCGGTGGCGCTGTTCGTGGTGGCCAGGGTGCTGAACGTGCCGCACGAGCGGCAGAACCACCGGATCGACTGGTGGGGCGGGCTGTTCCTGGCGACCTGCCTGATCCCGCTGCTGCTGATCGCCGAGCAGGGCAGGGACTGGGGCTGGACCTCCAGCGGCGCGCTGATCTGCTACGCCATCGGCGCCATCGGGCTGGTGCTGTTCCTGTTCACCGAGACCAGGATGAAGGACGCCGCGCTGATCCCGCTGCGGCTGTTCCGCAACTCCACCTTCAGCGTGGCCATCCTCGGCGGGGTGATCGTCGGTGTGGCCATGTTCGGCTCGATCATGCTGATCCCGCAGTACCTGCAGATCGTGCAGGGCTACACGCCAACCGAGTCCGGGCTGCTGATGCTGCCGCTGATGCTTGGCATCATGTCCGGCTCGGTGATCTGCGGCAGGCTCACCGCGCGCACCGGGCGGTACAAGGTGTTCCCGCTGGTGGGCACCGTGCTGATGTCCGCGGGCATGCTGCTGTTCGCACAGGTCGAGTGGGACAGCCCGATCTGGCAGCCGCTGCTGTTCATGCTGACCATCGGCCTTGGCCTCGGTGGCTGCATGCAGACCCTGATCATCGCCGTGCAGAACGCGGGCCCGCGCCGGGACATGGGCGTCTCCACCGCTGCGGCCACCTTCTTCCGGCAGATGGGCGGGACCATCGGGGTCGCGGTGTTCCTCTCCATCCTGTTCAGCACGCTGACCGACAACATCGCCAGGGCCTTCGCCTCGCTCGGCGTCTCGCCGGCCGCGGTGAACGCCGGTGGCGGGAACAACATCATGGAGGACTCCTCCTTCCTCAACACCATGCCGGTGGAGCAGGCCAAGCCGTTCTTCATCGGCTTCACCGACTCGATCAGCACGGTGTTCTACCTCGGCTCGGCCGTGGCGTTGCTGGCCTTCGTGGTGCTGCTGTTCATGCGGGAGATCCCGCTGGCCGACAGCGCCCCGGCGGCCGCCCCGGTGGAAGGCGGGGAGGCACTGCTGGACGAGGACGACGGCGAGGACGGCGACCCCGGGGCCGGGCAGCAGGCAGGCCCCGGCAGGCACCGGGCGGCGCCCGGGCCGATCACCGGGCATGTCCGGCGGCAGGACGGCACGCCGGTGGACGGCGCCGCGCTCACCCTGATCGACCAGCACGGTAAGCAGGTCTCCCGCGGCACCGGGCATCCGGACGGTTCCTACACGGTGGACACCCCCGGCCCCGGCAACTACGTGCTGATCGTGTCCGCGGACGGGCACCAGCCGCAGGCCTCCAGCGTGGTGGCGGGCGAGGAGGTGACCACCCTGGACGTCACCCTCACCGGTTCCGGGGAACTGGCCGGGATCGTCCGGACCGCAGGGGAGCCGGTGGTGGGTGCCACGGTCACGCTGACCGACGCGCGCGGCGAGGTCACCGGGGCCTGCCGCACCGAGCCCGGCGGCGGGTATGCCTTCCGCGGGGTGGACTCCGGGGCCTACACCCTGGTGGCCAGCGGGGACGGGCTGCGGCCGGAGGCGGTGTCCCTGGTCGTGCCGGACAGCGGGGTGCTGCGGCAGGACCTCGAGCTGACCGCGGCGGTCCGGCTGTCCGGAGTGGCCCGCACCGAGGGCGACCGGGTGGTGCCGGACGCGCGGATCACCGTGCTGGACTCCGGCGGCGAGGTGGCCGCGGTGGCCCGTACCGACGCGGCGGGCAACTACCTGGTCACCGACCTGCCGCCGGGCGAGTACACCGTGGTCGCCAGCGGTTACCCGCCCGCGACCAGCCAGGTCAGCCTGCACGGCGGCGATGCGGCACATGACGTCCGGCTGGGCTACGAGCGAGTGATCGACGAGCTGGCGGAGCATTCATGAGCGGCCTGAGCGCACGGGTGCGCACGGCGGAGGGCTGGGCGGTGCCGAACGCGACCCTCACGGTCACCGACGGCGACGGCCGCCAGGTCGCCCGGGTACCCGCCGACGGCGAAGGGGTGGCGACCACCGGGTCGCTGCCGCCGGGGGTCTACACCGCGGTGCTGGTGGCGGCCGGGTACCTGCCGCAGGCCCGCACCGCGCAGATCGGCTCCGACGGCACCGGCTCGCTCGGCGAGGTCACGCTCGCCCCGGCGGCGGGTGCGGTCAAGCTGCCGCCGCCGGGGCCGTGGGTGCTCGACCCGGCGCACTCCTCGGTGGTGGCCACCGCGCGGCACCTCGGCATCGCCAGCATCAAGGCCAGGTTCGGCGACCTTGCCGGGCAGGTCTCGGTACGGCGGCCGGTGGAGCAGTCGACGGTACGGGCCGAGATCAAGGCGGCCTCGATCGACACCGGGGTCCGGCAGCGTGACGATCACCTGCGCTCGCCGGACTTCCTGGACGCGGACCGGTTCCCGATGATCGAGTTCGTCAGCACCGGGTTGCACCGGGAGGGCACCGACACCTGGACGATGTCCGGCGAGCTGACCCTGCACGGCCAGTGCCGCCCGATCCAGCTGGACCTGCGCTACGGCGGGTACGGCCCGGACCCGTGGGGGCAGGTGCGGGCCGCGTTCCACGCCGACGCGGTGCTGCACCGCAACGATTTCGCGATCGACTACAACGCGATGGTCCGCGCCGGGGTGGCCGCGGTGGGCACCACGATCAGGATCGAGCTGGACATCCAGGCCGTGCAGGGAGAACAGGTCCCCCGCGAACTGGAGTCCGCGACCCACGGACAGTAGAACGGAGCGCCACGTAGGCTTTCGGGCGTGAGAGTGGTACAAGCCGAGGCCAGTGGCTTCGGCCTCGACTGGCTGGACACGGCGGGCCCGCTGCTGGTGTGGGTCATCGTGCTCAGCTTCGTGTTCGTCGAGTGCGCCCTGATCGTGGGCCTGTTCCTGCCCGGCGACTCCCTGCTGTTCGCCGCGGGTGTGGTGCTGGCCCAGCACGGCGCCGACGGGCACGCCTGGGGCCTCTCCCTCGGCGCCATGATCGTCGCGATCGTCGGCAACCAGGTCGGTTACCGCATCGGCAGGCATACCGGGACGAGGTTCATCGCGCGCCGTGGCGGGAAGGTGCTGAACCAGCACAACCTGGACCGGGCGCGGTCATTCCTGGACCGCAGGGGCTTCCTCGCCATCGTCGCGGCGCGCTGGATCCCGTGGGTCCGCACGCTCGCCCCGCTGATCGCGGGCGCCGCGCGGATGGACCCGCGGCGCTTCCTGCTCGCCACCGCCACCGGCGGGTTGCTCTGGGTCCCCACCCTGGTCCTGATCGGCTACTACGGCGCGGGCCTGCTGGACATCCTGCCCTGGCTGAAGACCACCCTGGTCTGGGCCAGCGTGGCGTTCTTCGTGGTAGGAACCGGCTACGGCATCTGGCGGTACCGGCAGGAGATGCGCCGTCCGGTGGAGACCCCGGCGGGCGTGGGTTCCTGACCACCGGCCGGCACCGGCACGGCGCTCAGTCCCGCGGCCCGGCCCAGATCTCCAGCTGGATACCGTCCGGATCGCGGAAGACCACCACCTCCGAGCCGGGCACGGTGCGCGAGGGCGTGCCGGGCTCGAAGCTCACCCCGTACTCGGCCAGCCGGTCCTCCCATGCGCGCAGCTCGGCGGCCGACCCGACCTCGAACGCCACGTGATCCAGGCCGGTCCGGCGCTCGTCGAACCCCGGCCGCTCGGTGTCCGGGTGTTGCACCAGCACCAGCGCGAACGCCCGGCCCGGCGCATGCAGCACGACCTTGCGCAGCCCCGTCTCCGGGTCCTCCCGCCTGGTCACCTCGGCCAGTTCCAGTACCCGCATGTACCAGGGAACACTGCGATCCACATCGGTCACCGTGAGTGCCACGTGATGCACAGCCGTGAACTCGGACATGCGCTCCAGCCGTCCCTTCTCGCTTGCGTACCGGCACCCCGGCGAATCCGGCGTCCGCACATCAAAGCGCGCGGGCGATAACTAGCGTCACACGCGACCGGTTAATTCTCGGTAACTACCCCAGGAGGGTCGCGTTGTGCTGCAACCGTATCACCTGAAGTAACCCGTCCAGGGGTACGCCATTATTTCCAGAAATACTCCATCCAGGTCAAATCCGAATGATTTTGTTAATAAGTCAGCACTGGTCCAGTCCAGTGATAACGCGGTGAATTCGACACCGGCCGAGTGCATTCGCGCTAGATTCGGCATCCACCACTCACCGGCTGGTCCGCCTCCCCGTGGACCAGCAGCTCAGCCAGTCGCCGGGAGCCGAGGATGGAGTTTCGGATCCTGGGCCCCGTTGAGGTCCGAGGAAAGGGCGTGCCCGCGCAACTCGGCGGGCAGAAGCAGGTCGCGCTGCTGTCCGCGCTGATCGCGCAGGCCAATCACGTGGTGCCGCTGGAACGGCTGATCGAGGCCACCTGGGGCGCGCACCCGCCCGCCTCGGCGCAGGCCGCCCTGCACACCCTCATCTCCCGGCTGCGCCGCACCCTGGCCGCGGCCGAGCCGGGGGCGGATGCCCGGATCGTCACCCAGCCAACCGGCTACCTGCTCCGGCTGGAACCAGGGGAGTCCGACCTCGAGGAGTACCGGGAGCGGGTGAGCAGGGCCAGGGCCGCGGCCGCCGCGGGCAAACCCGCCGAGGCCGCCCGCGAGTTCCAGGCCGGCCTGCGGCTGTGGCGGGGTCCCGCACTGGCCGGCGTGTCCGGCGGGGTGGCGCGTTCCCATGGCGCCAGCCTGGACGAGACCCGGATGGATATCGTCGAGGAACACACCGAGGTCCGGCTCGAGCTCGGCGAGCACGCCGAGCTGCTGTCCGAGCTGCGCAACCTGATCGCAGCGCACCCGCTGCGCGAGCGGCTGCGCGGCCAGTTCATGCTCGCGCTGTACCGCTGCGGGCGGCAGGCCGACGCGCTCGCCGCGTACCAGGACATCTACCGGCTGCTAGGGGACGAGCTCGGCATCCGGCCGGGGCAGGCGCTGCGCGGGCTGCACCAGCGGATCCTCACCGCCGACCCCGCGCTGGACCCGGCGGGCGAACCGGAACAGGAGCGGGCTGCCGAGCCGGTGCCGCCCCGGCAGCTGCCCGGTGACATCGCGAACTTCACCGGCCGCACGGCCTACCTGGAAGAGCTGGACAAGCTGCTGACCGACCAGGACCAGCGGGGCGAGGACACCGCCGTGGTGATCTCGGCCATCGCCGGCACCGCCGGGGTCGGCAAGACCGCACTCGCCCTGCACTGGGCGCATCGGGTCGCCGGAGCGCTGCCGGACGGGCAGCTGTACGTCAACCTGCGCGGCTACGCGCCCACCGAACCGATGCGGCCCGCCGAGGCACTGGTCCGGTTCCTGCGCGCCCTCGGCGTGCCGAACCAGCGGATCCCGCTGGACGAGGACGAGCAGGCCGCGATGTACCGGTCGCTGCTGGCCGGGAAGCGGGTGCTGATCCTGCTGGACAACGCGGCCGGAGCCGCGCAGGTGCGCCCACTGCTGCCGGGCACCCGCAGTTGCCTCGTGGTGGTCACCAGCCGCAGCGACCTGCGCGGGCTGACCGGCCTACAGGACGCGCGCAGGCTGGTACTGCCGGTGCTCACCCCGGACGAGGCCCGCACGCTGCTCGGCCGGATCATCGGCGAGCAGCGGGTGCGGGCCGAGCCGGAGGCGGCCGCCGAACTGGCCAGGCTATGCGGTCACCTGCCGCTGGCGCTGCGGATCGCCGCGGCGCACATTCTCGGCCGTGGCCTGCCCGACATCGCCGCCTACCTTGCCGAGCTGACCGGCGGGGACCGGCTGGAGCGGCTGGCGATCGAGGACGACCAGCAGGCCGCGGTGCGGGCCTCCTTCGACCTCTCCTACCGGCGGCTGGCACCCGCGGCCGCCCGGCTGTTCCGGCTGCTGGGGCTGGTGCCGGGGCAGGACTTCACCCCGCCGGTCGCGGCCGCGCTGCTGGACGCGCCGGTGGGCGAGGCGGCCAGGCTGCTGGACACCCTGGCCGCCGCGCACCTGGTGGAGCAGGAGACCCCCGGCCGGTTCCACTTCCACGACCTGCTGCGCCGGTACGCCGGGGAACAGGCCGCGGCGCAGGACCCGCGCGCGGAACTGGACGCCGCGCTGCGCAGGCTGCTCCAGCTGTACCTGCGCACCGCGGACACCGCCTGCAGGCGGCTGTTCCCCGAGTTCGTCCGGATCCTCGGCGAAGCCGACGGCCAGGACGGCCAGGGCAGCGATGCGCGCACCGGGATCGCCCCGCTGCGGTTCACCGCGAACGCGCAGGCACTGGCCTGGCTGGACACCGAATGCGCCAACCTGGTCGCCGCCATCGAGGACGCCGCCGAGCACGGCCCGCACGAGCTGAGCTGGCAGCTGGTCGACGCCCTCTACGGCTACCTGCACAGCCGGATGCTGCGCGCGGACTACTGGGTACGGGCCGCGAACACCGGGCTGCGGGCGGCCAGGGAGCAGGGCGCCGAACTCGGCGCGGCTGCCATGCTGCACAGCCTGGCGCACGCCTACTTCGACTTCGGTGACTACACCAGGGCGCTGAACCTCTCCCGGCAGGCACACCAGACCTACCGCCCGGTTGCGGACGGGCGCGACCCCGCGGCCGAGGCGGAGATCCTGAAGCTGCGCGGGGTCTGCTGCTGGCTGCTCGCCAGGTTCGAGGAGGCGCTGGACTGCTTCACCGCGGCCAGGGACGGCTACCACCGGGCAGGCAGGCGCTCGGCCGAGGCGGTCGCGCTGAACACCATGTGCCTGGTGTTCGTGGAACGCGGCGAGTTCGCCAAGGTACTGGAGTACAACGAGCGGGCACTGGCCATCCACCGGGAGGCGGGCGCCCGGATCGGCGAGGCGGTCTCGGTGCACCTGCACGGCTACGTGTGCGGCGAGCTGGGCCGCTACCCCGAGGCGCTGGAAGCCGACACCAGGGCGCTGGAGCTGTACGCCGAGACCGGGTTCCGGTACAACGAGGCCTCCGTGCTGAAGTGCATGGCCGT
The sequence above is drawn from the Amycolatopsis aidingensis genome and encodes:
- a CDS encoding PPOX class F420-dependent oxidoreductase codes for the protein MAQEQALHDLIGSRPLGVLVTLKRDGRPQLSNITHHYDRDAGIIRVSITDGRAKTRNLRRDPRASLHVSSQDGWSYAVAEGTAELTPVAGDPGDAVVDELVELYRTLQGEHPDWDEYRSVMVADQRLVLRLHVERVYGMA
- a CDS encoding YciI family protein yields the protein MKYMLLICGDESAAEHAEDGCGGWSEEMTERGVIRGGGGLRPPNEATTVRVREGEVLLADGPFAETKEQIGGFCLIECADLDEALEIAAKHPAAGYGTIEVRPMLEFPE
- a CDS encoding maleylpyruvate isomerase family mycothiol-dependent enzyme codes for the protein MTGIREHIAAERTDLTGTLTGLTERQWDAPTLCAGWRVREVVAHITMPYRYSGRRFLGEMLRSGGNFTKMSDRCARRDADKLSVEELTAALRDNVHHPWKPPRGGYEGALSHDVIHGLDITVPLGIDRTVPPERLRPVLDGLEPKQLKFFGADLDGIELRATDLDWSYGSGTPLSGTAQDLLLVACGRTLPPGHLHGEPSARFSTKEARS
- a CDS encoding VOC family protein, which gives rise to MSTGPVTLALPIADRGTSFEFYRAALGLTPFGEPAEDGLPEPLQFAVNDGLRLMLVPAEGFGWVVGGREVAGRGTSECLLGLSAGTEAEVDAIIQRATGAGAEIVIQPGQQPWGYAGTFADPDGHAWMVTKADQAAGDSTSAP
- a CDS encoding DUF397 domain-containing protein, whose amino-acid sequence is MPTVDLFGARWRRSSHSGNGGDDACVEVAVLPATVAVRDSKAPGQGALVLSPAAWSAFVTIQAWPSGSAKVPA
- a CDS encoding helix-turn-helix domain-containing protein, with translation MSEQKSPPFRRRLLGRTLRGLREKARLTTTEVCARLEISAARLSRIENGQTAPDLLVVKALLDEYGIPVNDWEPYLDLAREARKKSWWQLHGLPTMGYVALESAANSVREFALAYLPGLLQTRDYAAAVLGESLLNWTRQQFEGHLAVRMRRQHRLTDPEDDFDLVAIVDEGALRRPVGGLEVMRAQLSHLAETAALPNVSLQVLPTAAGVHLGMASAFIVLGFPEQDIADIAYIAHVAGSLQLEKAEQVRDCKLTFDRLRDKALGPAESVQLIRRLAEP
- a CDS encoding ABC transporter substrate-binding protein; the encoded protein is MRRFRLLLAIPLVAALAGCGLLGGDEPEPGPADSGLERPSITVAVLPSMDTLPVFLASERGYFAEAGLEVTTQLTRSGADAVTKLIGGDMDIAFSSYPAFLLPQAREVADLRLVAVVTELAPGNAAIVAGPGSAVRDAGDLAGKRVAITARNTLSHLLAAQAAERGVDPGGIEWIELPFPDTPAALSRGEVDAAFLTEPFLTQATTEHEVRPIHDCATGSTAALPVGGFAATAEFAAANPRTVAAFRQALDRATKEAAADHGVVRPLLTEVGKVEPAIAGQVSWTSFTTALEPDRIQRVADLMVEREALDTPLDVATMIG
- a CDS encoding MarR family winged helix-turn-helix transcriptional regulator is translated as MTPPATTSAPAYAATEDELATADELGRQVVRFMRLINRAKSRVAKQGPDGIERAAYALLFTLVHDGPQRASQLAEALHSDISTISRQTSALVQHGLVERTADPKDGRACLLTATEEGLRVFEENRRQRTQWLAWLLADWPEADRVTLNALLDRLNNGIETHDPQLASGEQQYKGDE
- a CDS encoding MFS transporter, whose product is MTSSVAEKPAEPTPERDSAAPNLTHRQIVVILSGLMTGMFLAALDQTIVGTSIRTIADDLNGLSLQAWITTAYLITATISTPIYGKLSDIYGRKPLYLTAITIFVLGSAAGAFAQSMYQLAAFRAVQGLGAGGLMSLALTILGDLVPPRQRAKYQAYFLAVFGTSTVLGPVLGGFFAGMDSLLTLHGWRWVFLVNVPLGAVALFVVARVLNVPHERQNHRIDWWGGLFLATCLIPLLLIAEQGRDWGWTSSGALICYAIGAIGLVLFLFTETRMKDAALIPLRLFRNSTFSVAILGGVIVGVAMFGSIMLIPQYLQIVQGYTPTESGLLMLPLMLGIMSGSVICGRLTARTGRYKVFPLVGTVLMSAGMLLFAQVEWDSPIWQPLLFMLTIGLGLGGCMQTLIIAVQNAGPRRDMGVSTAAATFFRQMGGTIGVAVFLSILFSTLTDNIARAFASLGVSPAAVNAGGGNNIMEDSSFLNTMPVEQAKPFFIGFTDSISTVFYLGSAVALLAFVVLLFMREIPLADSAPAAAPVEGGEALLDEDDGEDGDPGAGQQAGPGRHRAAPGPITGHVRRQDGTPVDGAALTLIDQHGKQVSRGTGHPDGSYTVDTPGPGNYVLIVSADGHQPQASSVVAGEEVTTLDVTLTGSGELAGIVRTAGEPVVGATVTLTDARGEVTGACRTEPGGGYAFRGVDSGAYTLVASGDGLRPEAVSLVVPDSGVLRQDLELTAAVRLSGVARTEGDRVVPDARITVLDSGGEVAAVARTDAAGNYLVTDLPPGEYTVVASGYPPATSQVSLHGGDAAHDVRLGYERVIDELAEHS
- a CDS encoding YceI family protein encodes the protein MSGLSARVRTAEGWAVPNATLTVTDGDGRQVARVPADGEGVATTGSLPPGVYTAVLVAAGYLPQARTAQIGSDGTGSLGEVTLAPAAGAVKLPPPGPWVLDPAHSSVVATARHLGIASIKARFGDLAGQVSVRRPVEQSTVRAEIKAASIDTGVRQRDDHLRSPDFLDADRFPMIEFVSTGLHREGTDTWTMSGELTLHGQCRPIQLDLRYGGYGPDPWGQVRAAFHADAVLHRNDFAIDYNAMVRAGVAAVGTTIRIELDIQAVQGEQVPRELESATHGQ
- a CDS encoding DedA family protein, with protein sequence MRVVQAEASGFGLDWLDTAGPLLVWVIVLSFVFVECALIVGLFLPGDSLLFAAGVVLAQHGADGHAWGLSLGAMIVAIVGNQVGYRIGRHTGTRFIARRGGKVLNQHNLDRARSFLDRRGFLAIVAARWIPWVRTLAPLIAGAARMDPRRFLLATATGGLLWVPTLVLIGYYGAGLLDILPWLKTTLVWASVAFFVVGTGYGIWRYRQEMRRPVETPAGVGS